The genomic interval ACTTCTCATTGGGCATCTCCTTGATTACCGACCACACTTCATCTTCACTAAATTCAGATTCCAACTCTTGCAAGCTTGCTGCCTTTGTACCAAGCTCATTCAGGTTCAGTGATCTTCCCTGTCTTGTTGTGCTCCCAAGCGCTTGCTGAAAATAGTTTCTTGCCAATTCCTCCATGTCCCCTTGTGTAGTAGCAATCTCATCATTAAATTCTAGCCTGGGTATGTAAAGCTTCCGTCGTCTTGACAGCGTTTTCATGCGGAGGAAGTTTTGCCCCGCATTGCAGCGCCGTCACCTTTGCACGCTGGCGCCATCTGATTCTTTCTAGGGATGCTAGAGCCAAGCATCTCCCCTTACAAGCTGCTCGGAGACGGCGCTCAAGTGTTGTCAGCCGTCGGTTCTCTTGCGCCACATCCAGCTGGTAAATTATCTCATGAGCTATCTATAACTGCTGCCTGATGGAACTTATTTTCCTCTGCCCCCAGCTGCGTAGGGCCTTGGCGAGTCTAGCCAACTTCACGTACAGGATGATGTATGGATCTTCACTGTTTACCTCCTTCAGCCATGTTTCAGAGACAGTCTGTTGGAGGCCGTCCACACTCAAGGCTGCTGACTAAATAAAGATGCACCTATATTGTCTATCCAAAGACTGGCACAGTCTGGCACAATGTAATCTAGCAGGTCACCTGCTGATGATTATTCTGTATAGGATGTGTTCCTGAGTTGATCATTTGCAGTATAAAATGGGCACCTGGATAACCAATTGTACCCATGTTGGCATGACCTATAATACATCACTACATGGACCTATTTTCTGGACGTGTATATATAACTGCAGATCAGAAAGTAAGTGCTGCTACAGCTGCTTCGAAATATACAGCAATATCCTAGGATATCGATTACTCAGACCGAAAGAATGCTCCACTTCATCTACAACTATAGTCACATGGCAAATTGGTTATGCACATGAACTGGAGTTGAGAGTTGTACCCTCCTGGCACTGGCAGTTGGGCCTCCTAACTCCTAAGCATGCCTGCATTGTTTATATTCAATAGACTAGTTACCACCGGCAAATCAACCACAATTCCTAAATGACCattaaactatatattataaaatgataCGGTACATAAAATCGAAAATTTGGAGCTGATGACAAAATTGCAAGGATGGCAAGTTACGCaaggtaaaaataaataaattaattaagattatactacctccgcctcaaaatttaaaccttTTACAAGAATATGCATCCAGTAATaggtttaaatattttgagacgaaGGTAGTATTATTTGAAAACGTTTCTTTGTAGTAAGGGTTCTCACCTAATTTCCCCTCCTATTTATGTTGCTATGTCATCTTTGTTCTGGTTACTTCTCAAACCTGCCACAAGCTTGCATGTCTTCAGGAAAGCATCTAGCAACTGCATACATAGCACCCGTATTACATTCAGTTGTTCACACTGATCATTGCAGGATACATGGATGCAAGCATATGCAAACTCTCTTCAACTGAGGGCATAGACGTAACAAGAGATCGAATGTATAATTTCAACATGCTGAGTACCTAAGCAGCATAATATCAGGACATGCAATACTTACCCCGGGATATTGCTGTAATGTAGGAGAGTAGCGATCAAGAGTTACATATATCTTCTCAAGAAGGTTTAAATGCGCATTAACCTTGTCGCCCAAAATGACAACCTGAACCACATAGGAAATATTTCAAGGCTGTCTCTTTGAATTTATAACGACACATCACATGCTTTTGCAGTCCAATAGAGCTTAATTATTCCATGAAGTAATCGgtgtgaagaaaaaaaggtaCTAGTCGAGATTAGGGGGAGGGGTGTTGGATCATGATAGGACATCTGGATATGAGGTGTTTTCCCTTACTAAATGAGCCATGGGCCGTATTTATATATCAGTATGTCAAGAAGAAACCCACTACATGTGCAAGACTCCCAGAGGAAGAATATGAGACTAAAGAGTGCTTCCATGCTTAATCCCTTCGATGGTATTTGCACAAATAATCAAGCTCTCGAAACAGAAGAAGTTAGAATCCACCCTTGATTTgtgcttaaattttttttctgctttgcAAAGGTGAAGCATAGAAACCGGACAGGCAAAAACAGAAAAGTACCTTGGCTTCAGCTTTTTGGAGCTCAGAACGTCTTGTTTCTAGCACTTGTTTGTACCAGAGGCCTATTTTTGTTAGTACAACGGCTTGTCTGACCATGTGGTTGCAATGATCACTCAAATCCTCTGACCTGAAAGAAGCAATAATCACACCAAGTTATAATGGAGCATATtctgaaagagagaaaaaagggaCAGCAGAAGTTGCAGGTCAGGTTTTGGTAAGAGCCAAGCTGCAGATTTCACAAGGAATAACGTATACACTTTTAAATCAACCCTACAAATGAATTAAAGATACTTTCATGAAAACTAGAACAAAACCATCTATTTGATACGCTAAATTAGCTTCGTGTTTTTAAGTAGTAGTATGTCGATAAAATTACTGATAAGCAAATCAAAAGGAAGATGGACAAACCTGCTTGCACTTCTTTCTACTGACAATTTTTGCTCAATCTCAACAAATTCCTTTGACAACTTCATAATAGATATTAAAATGCACTCGAGTTGCTTCTCTTGCtcattttttgtgaaaatgccattataatcgatatttttcttttcaacttCCTTCAATGCAGCTGTAGCAATTTCTAAACTTGAGTTCAGTTTGACAAGTTCATCATATTGCAGATCTTGCTTGAGAGTCTCTTGTGATATTCTTGGTGAAATGTGGGAAGCCACCTCTATATCACGCAAAATAATCTCTGTACTCTCTTGTTTGATGACTTCTGGATCTTTCTGGTTATCTTGGATCGAACATTGCTCTAAttctgttattttttcttgtaacattcgatttttttcatttgatgaACACAAGGCCTTCTCCTTTTCATATATCACAGCTTCAAGTGATATAAGTTCTGCATCAAAATTTGTTGCAGCATCATGCATGCTGTTCATAGAATCATCAAGCATTTTTCTTGTAACAGTTTGGTATACTCCATCCCTAACATCAGTTTCAATTCGGAGGTCCTCATATTCTTCTTTAATTTTGTCAATTTGTCTCTGGAGATCATCTTCTGACAACAACTGACGAGACATTTCTCTACTGGCTTCAGATAGCTGAGATGATAATTCCTTGACATCCTTCATATTATCTGCAAGCAAACCTCTAAGATGCTggttttcataatataatgaaTCGATTCTTTTTGCTGATATGCATCTTTCGTCCAGTCCATCGTGAGTCATGCACAGTGAAGGCATCTTTATGTTCTTCGAAATGATTTGGTCCATTCTCGAAATGATCTGTGGAATTTTCTTTCTTAATGGCTCAAATTCCACATCATTTTTAAGAGCAAGCAATCCCTTCTCCCGTTTGAATTTGAAGAGCTCTTCTGTCTTTTCCTGCAAGTCCAATTCATGCATCCTCTTCAATTTGCTCATTTCAGTCTTGAAATAACTTATGATTTCCTCTGTACTCATACCATTCAGATGCCGGAAATCAGATTTTTCCGAGACAACTATGGACTTCTGTTTCCTGAAACTCTTGTTTTCCTCAGCACGAGATGAATGATCctccttgtttttctttccaaagAAGTTGTATTTCCATCTATTACTCCTGCTGCCTGAATTTTCGTGCTTACTATGAGCAATATGTGATTCTTGCAGTGAAGGAAATAATAGCTTAGAAAGAGCACCCAGATCATCGCGTATGCTGGCAAATTGAGTTATGGCATCCTGCCAATTCTTACTCATGGAGTTTGTCATGGAAATTTGCTCATACAGCTTTCTTTCCATCTCCTCTTGCAGGCCACCAATGAATTCTCCTattgtgatgttgatgatctCCAATTGCAACTCATGCTCCAACTGGAGATCAGAAACCGACGAGCTGGCCATCTCCCTAGCCTGCCGGAACACAGCGGCCAGCAGTAACTTCAAGGCGTTGAACCTCTCATCAATCTCAATCAGCATCACATCAAGAGACATGCCCAGGTGTGTACCAATTATATATCCATTATCTGGCAATGCATAGTTTTCCAAGCCTGTCACATCCCCCTTGAGCCTATCAAGCTGGCTATCAACTTCCTGTTTCATCAAATCCATGAATTCTGCATCGAAAACGTGCCTGTCGGACCACGATACCACTCTTTTGGATCCTTCAAAGCAGTTGTCAGAGCTGGAGTTGGACTTGATGGACAACCATCTCGGCGTCAGCGCCGGTGAATCTTCAGATGTTATTGATCCGCTGCTAAGCCTGCCCCTCGTTTCAAGGAAAGACCCACTGTACAAGCCCGGAACGCTGTCGCCATGGTCTCGAGGCTGCTGCACAACGCCGGCTGGGAAAGCTGGTTTGTGGAGCAACGGGTTCAGTCTGTCAGTCAACACCTGCACCATTTTCGCACTTAGTCTGATGATGCAAGTAGATACCGAATTCAACCTTGAGATTAAATTAGACAGGATTGATTCCCGATCATAATAAGGCAAAGCTTAGccttttttgaaagaaaaaaatgattgcatAAATATACTGGCATCACACATGAGCTTGAATTCTGATCAGCTAGGAAACTACTGATCATCGAACATGTAACGAAGCGCACAATGAAATCCTGAATATTTCCAAAACAAATCTCAATTCGGAGATGATTCATTCGATAGTACTAGTATAGTACGAAGTACGAACTAAGAAATCGTTGGAGAGAattcaacaaaagaaaacctagaaaatggagaaaaataaagcaGCCGACGAACCAGCTCCCTCGCCATAATCAAGCAGAAGAGGAAAAGGCAACCAACGTATCAGCCGCGATCACAGCACGCAGGACTCAGGAGGAGAAGAGACGGAAATCGCTTACGGGCTGGACGGCCTCCATGGCATCCGAcgactcccgccgccgccgccaccaagtAGGCAGTAGCTGGGAGCCTGGGCTGGCTTCTCTACCTCCTTCCAGCGACTCCCTCCCCGGAGACAGCGCAACCAGGAGCGGCTCCTCCCATCCCCGCGAGCCTCGCCGCTATCGAGGGCTTCGGTTTACACCACCTGGTAACTGATGAACTTCCCAAGTCCCAACCAAAAGTCACTCTCGTACCTACGCGGCGGAAGAGACACCCAAAAGGCCAGAGGGATAAGCCGCCGCGCTCAGTGCGGCCCCTgggggacgacggcgacggcgacgatgacggcgacggcgacggcgacggggatgGCGGCAGTTATTGCGAcggaggagaagaggaaggcggGGGTGGGAGTGGTTAGGGAGACGGCGAATGGaacgcggccgcgcgcgccgccaggTCAGGGACTGATGACGTGGCCGCGGTTGGAATCGTCCAAGGGCTTGGCCGCGCGGGACAGAGCGGGTGACGTCGTCGGAGGTGGTGGACGGTGGGGCCGTGGGAGTGGGCTCGCTGCACCAAGATAGCGATGAACACAgcatagtcttttttttttttaatttaaagttagagatatgttatcggtatctcaatgacataTAAGATCCGCATAAATAATGATATGTGAGTCAGAATAGCATATatctaattttacaaaattataatgacatctttacaattttcccttttttatgtttatacttataagataaaaattaaaattttaaattgattttgggggacatttaattttttgccactaAAGACGAGTGatgataacatatttgtcactggttccacatgtcatagactcatgagAGCACATATGCCATAGACAACGAGTAACAAATCTGTTTTAATTACTCGTAAGagtagcaaaaagttaattttccttgattttagagtttttcatcatagctTATTTTACGGTATTTGGTTTTAGATCActagaaatacatataaaaaagttttattcaaaaattatttttcgtctataaatataacgtttgatttttttctctaaaaatacCAAACAATCCCCCaataatactctctccatctatatatacatgggATTCTAAGGATTAgtttcataaatataaaattgttttgtAATACTAGTcgtcatatatattaattcacatttaaatttctttgaacACATCCCTATGCTATATTCTCATCCCAACCaacatttatttaataaagCGCATGCTTGTAGTTTATTCTTATccttaatatttctaaatatagagagatcatttatatattttggacGAAGGGGTAGCAAGCGGGCAATGGCAACGGATCTCTACTATATATTGCtcctccattttaaaatatatgacatattttattttgttaaaataagAATTTGACTAAAGATTACTCTATTATATACCACGTATGTGACGCAAAAGtacaattataaaaaaatactttcaaatgtgaatcttatatatatatatatatatatatatatatatatatatatatattacaggaattactttattttctcTAAAGTTTCCGTAAAAATTCCAAGGAGGCCTTCTATAGCGTCAGATGTTAGGTCGTGTCGAGATTATGCTGAGGCATGTTAACGTTTGTGGTGGCGTTAGGTGAAATAAACAGAAAACAGGTCATGTAATCTACTGTATACAGGACAAAGCATGTGCGTGTCATAAAGCGCAAGAGTAGTTCAGAATCGTATATTTTGTACCACAGCGATTTATATGGCCTCAGCATGATCTGAATAACGCCATtcataactacaaaaatgtgGCTGCTGATGGCAAACGATGATCTTCAATGGTCAGAACTCGGAATGGGGCAAGAGCAAGCTCAGCAACAAATGCAGgtattgaaaagaaaaactcgCTCAGACGTAGTGAGATCAGATAAAATGCTAGCATCTGAACTTCTGGGTTTGTTTAGACCGAAAATAAAAGGTTGTGCTTTTGAGAGATATATTGGCTCAAAAAGTTACTAGGACTGTTCCAAGAGCAGAGCATGTTTCAGTGATCTTTAGGGGATTATATTAATGACTTGAATCAACAATATCCAATCAGTTTATATGCATAGACCATGACAGGTACCTAAAGTTCAGCTTCAGACAAAATACCTTACGGTATGGTCGATAGCAAAGGTTCCTGCTGCAATCGTAAGATTCGTAACAGGTAAAAGTTCCATGCTTCATTTCGTTCACCATGTGATGCCAGAAGCTTATGAATTACATGGGTGATGCTATGATTCATAttcaggaaaaggaaaaagatgaTTTTACACCACCCCTACAAGAATCATCAGATCATGCGTGACAGTCATAATCCCAGAACAATCAGATCCTAGTAAACCTCGACATGCCATTGCTTGTTCTTCTTGAGCTGAGATAGCTTCTGCTCCCAGCTCTCCCCTCTCTGCTCAGCAACTTTCTTGAGGGTATCCTGAATCCCTGGCATCATCCCCTTCAAACCACAGAAGTAGATGTGCGCGCCGCCATCCAAAAGCTTGAAGATCTCATCACTGTACTCCTCAATCTTGTCCTGAACATACATCTTGCCTCCGCTCTTGTTTTTCTGCTCCCTGCTTAGTGCTTTGTCATACCTAGAGATTCAACATGGGTCGTTTAGCAATATGTACAAATGAACTTAACATAAAATCTTTCATTTATGTGGTGCTCTCAGAAGTCAAAGCCCAATAATTCTATGATGGCATCAGCTGACAGAGGCATCTATGTTCATATTGTGGCACTTTTTCAGCCAAGTATGCATATAGTACTTATAATTAAAGGAGTTAAGACAGATGATGTCTAGCAACCTGAAATTGTCTGGATACTGCTTAAGATAGCTTGTGAACTCTTCGTCATAGAGAAGGCTGTCAGTGTTAGCCACACCCAGGAAGAGCCAGGCTAAGCCACCAAATTTGTACTTCGGAACATCTTCCATAAACATACGGCGTAGGTAGCCACGGTATGGAGCAACACCTGTGCCAGTAGCTATCATGATATGAGTCGCATTTGGGTCTTCCTCAGGCAGGAGCATTATTTTGCCTGATGGACCTGGTGTTCAGAAGGAAAAATCGTTGTGAGATACTTGTCATACATCATGCGCCACAAAGTTCATATAGAAGAACAATCCTACTAACAATAAAGGACTAAAAGAAGATTCATGTCTAAGATATGCCTAGGAAGCAGATATAGAAGAACAATCCTACTAACAATAAAGGACTAAAAGAAGATTCATGTCTAAGATATGCCTAG from Oryza brachyantha chromosome 3, ObraRS2, whole genome shotgun sequence carries:
- the LOC102712981 gene encoding WPP domain-associated protein-like, with the translated sequence MEAVQPVLTDRLNPLLHKPAFPAGVVQQPRDHGDSVPGLYSGSFLETRGRLSSGSITSEDSPALTPRWLSIKSNSSSDNCFEGSKRVVSWSDRHVFDAEFMDLMKQEVDSQLDRLKGDVTGLENYALPDNGYIIGTHLGMSLDVMLIEIDERFNALKLLLAAVFRQAREMASSSVSDLQLEHELQLEIINITIGEFIGGLQEEMERKLYEQISMTNSMSKNWQDAITQFASIRDDLGALSKLLFPSLQESHIAHSKHENSGSRSNRWKYNFFGKKNKEDHSSRAEENKSFRKQKSIVVSEKSDFRHLNGMSTEEIISYFKTEMSKLKRMHELDLQEKTEELFKFKREKGLLALKNDVEFEPLRKKIPQIISRMDQIISKNIKMPSLCMTHDGLDERCISAKRIDSLYYENQHLRGLLADNMKDVKELSSQLSEASREMSRQLLSEDDLQRQIDKIKEEYEDLRIETDVRDGVYQTVTRKMLDDSMNSMHDAATNFDAELISLEAVIYEKEKALCSSNEKNRMLQEKITELEQCSIQDNQKDPEVIKQESTEIILRDIEVASHISPRISQETLKQDLQYDELVKLNSSLEIATAALKEVEKKNIDYNGIFTKNEQEKQLECILISIMKLSKEFVEIEQKLSVERSASRSEDLSDHCNHMVRQAVVLTKIGLWYKQVLETRRSELQKAEAKVVILGDKVNAHLNLLEKIYVTLDRYSPTLQQYPGLLDAFLKTCKLVAGLRSNQNKDDIAT